The Leptospira bourretii genome has a window encoding:
- a CDS encoding D-sedoheptulose 7-phosphate isomerase has protein sequence MDHKSLIQTQIEDSIAVKQSLLPGLLPSIEAAGKLLTESLRQNGLLYFCGNGGSSCDASHIAAELVVRYKSGNERKAIPALALNSDQAVLTACSNDYGYEYVFQRQVQAFGKPSDVFVGLTTSGNSQNIILAVEEAKKIGMKVVLFLGGDGGKLKGKADVEIIVPSKVTARIQECHILIGHILCSIIEKELFGLD, from the coding sequence ATGGATCATAAATCGCTCATCCAAACACAAATCGAAGATTCAATTGCCGTAAAACAAAGTTTATTACCGGGACTTTTGCCATCCATTGAAGCTGCGGGAAAACTTCTGACAGAGTCACTGAGACAAAATGGATTATTGTATTTTTGTGGAAATGGTGGATCAAGTTGTGATGCCTCTCATATTGCCGCAGAGCTTGTGGTTCGTTATAAGTCGGGGAATGAAAGAAAAGCCATTCCCGCATTAGCTTTAAATAGTGACCAAGCAGTTCTTACTGCTTGTTCGAACGATTATGGTTACGAATATGTTTTTCAAAGGCAAGTTCAGGCATTTGGAAAACCGTCAGATGTATTTGTAGGACTCACCACTTCTGGAAATTCGCAAAACATTATTTTGGCGGTAGAGGAAGCAAAAAAAATTGGAATGAAGGTTGTTCTATTTTTAGGTGGAGATGGTGGAAAACTAAAAGGAAAGGCAGATGTAGAAATCATTGTCCCATCTAAGGTTACTGCTCGGATCCAAGAATGCCATATTCTGATTGGTCATATCCTTTGTAGTATCATAGAAAAGGAACTCTTTGGGCTCGACTGA
- a CDS encoding cyclic nucleotide-binding and patatin-like phospholipase domain-containing protein: protein MKDLEGKIHLVSSLPLFRGLSRKEKVWVAESVHIVEAEREETLFTAGDSDRSLFLILSGGIKLFLPKKGEGKREEEVQYLKKGEYFGIQSLLTGEKHNHTAVTVSESRFLVLSQSGFQKLIQKIPYLSITFSKMLTKSLRSELLGGREYFRNSVVCLVHSDPIAKERIAKELVKTIEVESGKKSVVLHFQQNGQTDNPYVKSYKFKDSDSIKETLGKHYASHSFIFLEVFPETDEELKRLLIDEADHIENFVSLDKKINLCDSITKESKENEILYHETNIKDILDHGKWEIFIRRKARELSGVEMGVALGGGAALGLAQVGIMKVLEEEGIIPDMIAGTSIGAIIGAFFASGLGYKGILPLLGEIDSIFKMFKLVDLSFPGQGLLHGKHVRNLLEKYLGDLYFEDLPIKLRLISCDISTRQEIVLSEGKVLDAVMSSISIPGVFVPQPQENGKTYVDGGIVNPLPVSALTHEGVQKIIAINSMPSSKDEMKTNKLLNLNVLDIIVNSLYSLQYRIGKYSAQEADVYLNPILPNSNWFEFWRSAEFIQLGETVAKSSLEEIKQLFSEKT from the coding sequence ATGAAAGATTTAGAAGGAAAAATTCACCTAGTTTCTAGTCTCCCACTGTTCCGTGGCCTTTCACGAAAAGAAAAGGTTTGGGTGGCAGAATCCGTTCATATTGTCGAAGCAGAAAGAGAAGAGACCCTTTTTACGGCGGGGGATTCAGACCGAAGTTTATTTTTAATTCTTTCGGGAGGGATCAAACTCTTTCTCCCAAAAAAAGGGGAAGGAAAAAGAGAAGAAGAAGTCCAATATCTCAAAAAAGGAGAGTATTTTGGAATCCAATCCCTACTGACTGGCGAAAAGCACAACCATACAGCCGTTACTGTTAGTGAATCCAGATTTCTTGTTCTTTCCCAATCAGGTTTCCAAAAGTTAATCCAAAAAATCCCCTATCTTTCGATTACATTTTCAAAAATGCTAACAAAATCATTACGAAGTGAACTTCTTGGGGGAAGAGAATACTTTCGTAACTCAGTGGTTTGTCTCGTTCATTCTGATCCAATTGCCAAGGAACGAATCGCAAAAGAACTAGTAAAAACCATTGAAGTTGAATCTGGAAAAAAATCGGTTGTCCTCCATTTCCAACAAAATGGCCAAACAGACAACCCTTATGTAAAATCATATAAATTTAAGGATTCGGATTCAATCAAAGAAACACTTGGAAAACATTATGCGAGCCATTCCTTTATATTTTTAGAAGTTTTTCCAGAAACAGATGAAGAGCTAAAACGTCTGTTAATTGATGAAGCCGATCATATTGAAAACTTTGTATCTTTGGATAAAAAAATAAACCTCTGTGATTCCATTACAAAAGAATCAAAAGAAAACGAAATCCTTTACCATGAAACAAATATCAAAGACATTCTAGACCATGGGAAATGGGAAATTTTTATCCGAAGAAAAGCAAGAGAACTATCCGGTGTAGAAATGGGAGTGGCCCTTGGAGGAGGTGCTGCCTTGGGTCTTGCACAAGTGGGAATCATGAAAGTGTTGGAGGAAGAAGGGATCATTCCAGATATGATAGCAGGAACCAGTATTGGTGCGATCATTGGAGCATTCTTCGCCAGCGGTCTTGGTTACAAAGGTATCTTACCACTGCTAGGTGAGATAGATAGTATTTTCAAAATGTTTAAACTTGTAGATTTGTCTTTTCCGGGCCAAGGGCTTCTACATGGAAAACACGTCAGGAACCTTCTTGAAAAATATTTAGGGGATCTTTATTTCGAAGACTTACCCATCAAACTCAGACTCATCAGTTGTGATATTTCCACACGACAGGAAATTGTTCTTTCCGAAGGAAAAGTTTTGGATGCAGTGATGTCGAGTATTTCGATCCCTGGGGTATTTGTACCCCAACCCCAAGAAAATGGAAAAACCTATGTGGACGGAGGGATCGTCAACCCACTTCCTGTTTCTGCCTTAACCCATGAAGGAGTTCAGAAGATCATCGCCATCAATTCCATGCCTAGTTCAAAAGATGAAATGAAAACAAACAAACTTTTGAATTTGAATGTATTGGATATCATTGTCAATAGTTTGTATTCTTTGCAATACCGTATTGGAAAGTATAGTGCTCAGGAAGCTGATGTGTATCTCAACCCAATTTTACCCAACTCCAATTGGTTTGAATTCTGGCGAAGTGCAGAGTTTATCCAACTAGGGGAAACTGTGGCAAAAAGTTCCCTAGAGGAAATCAAACAGTTGTTTAGCGAAAAAACCTAA
- the leuC gene encoding 3-isopropylmalate dehydratase large subunit, translated as MKTMFEKIWNDHLVHEEDGTCLIYIDRHLVHEVTSPQAFESLKLTNRKVRRPDATFATMDHNVSTRTRDWKSVDPISVLQMQTLMDNCKENGITLFDINHPDNGIVHVVAPELGLTHPGMTIVCGDSHTATHGAFGALAFGIGTSEVEHVLATQTLVQKKPKTLEIRVDGKLSPLVSAKDIVLAIIGKIGTDGATGYVIEFTGEAIRSLSMEGRMTICNMAIEAGARAGLISPDDTTINYIKGRDFAPKGDAFDVAAAKWRAYATDAGAKFDKTVILNANEIAPMVSWGTSPGQVIPVTATVPAPTDFNDPIQKKSAESALAYMDLKPGQKLSDVKVNKVFIGSCTNSRIEDLRVVAETVKGKKVNKEVEAIIVPGSGRVKRQAEQEGLDKIFLEAGFQWRNPGCSMCLAMNDDVLSPGDRCASTSNRNFEGRQGKGGRTHLVGPAMAAAVAVEGHFVDIREWK; from the coding sequence ATGAAAACCATGTTTGAGAAGATTTGGAATGACCATTTGGTCCACGAGGAAGATGGAACCTGTCTTATTTATATTGATAGACACCTTGTCCATGAGGTGACAAGCCCGCAGGCTTTTGAAAGTTTAAAATTAACCAACAGAAAAGTGCGTAGACCTGATGCTACTTTTGCCACTATGGACCACAACGTATCCACACGAACTCGTGATTGGAAATCAGTGGATCCAATCTCTGTCCTTCAAATGCAAACGCTGATGGACAATTGCAAAGAAAACGGAATTACATTATTTGATATCAATCACCCAGACAATGGAATTGTCCATGTGGTAGCACCAGAACTTGGTCTGACACATCCTGGAATGACCATTGTTTGTGGAGATTCGCATACTGCCACTCATGGTGCTTTTGGTGCTCTTGCTTTTGGGATTGGAACCTCCGAAGTAGAACATGTTTTGGCTACACAAACTCTCGTACAAAAGAAACCAAAAACTTTGGAAATCAGAGTGGATGGAAAATTATCTCCTCTTGTTTCTGCAAAGGACATCGTTCTTGCGATCATTGGAAAAATTGGTACGGACGGGGCGACGGGTTACGTGATTGAGTTTACTGGTGAGGCGATTCGTTCCCTTAGTATGGAAGGCCGTATGACCATTTGTAATATGGCAATTGAAGCAGGAGCTCGTGCTGGACTCATTTCTCCTGATGATACGACTATCAACTATATCAAAGGAAGAGACTTTGCTCCCAAAGGAGATGCTTTTGATGTAGCAGCTGCTAAGTGGAGAGCTTATGCCACCGATGCTGGTGCTAAGTTTGATAAAACAGTCATACTCAATGCAAATGAAATTGCACCTATGGTTTCTTGGGGAACATCTCCTGGCCAAGTGATTCCTGTGACTGCAACGGTTCCTGCGCCCACAGACTTTAATGATCCCATTCAGAAAAAATCAGCAGAATCCGCTCTTGCTTATATGGATTTAAAACCAGGTCAGAAACTTTCCGATGTCAAAGTGAATAAGGTATTCATTGGTTCCTGCACCAACTCTAGAATCGAAGACCTACGTGTTGTGGCTGAAACTGTCAAAGGGAAAAAGGTAAACAAAGAAGTGGAAGCCATCATTGTTCCTGGATCTGGCCGTGTGAAACGACAAGCAGAACAAGAAGGATTAGACAAAATCTTTTTAGAAGCTGGTTTTCAATGGCGTAACCCTGGTTGTTCCATGTGCCTTGCGATGAACGATGACGTTCTTTCACCTGGTGATCGTTGTGCTTCTACTTCTAACAGAAATTTTGAAGGAAGACAAGGAAAAGGTGGACGAACACATTTGGTTGGTCCTGCAATGGCCGCAGCTGTGGCAGTGGAAGGACATTTCGTAGACATTCGGGAGTGGAAATAA
- a CDS encoding ATP-binding cassette domain-containing protein, translating into MGSTEFPAVQIKDATITTKDGKKIWNGISLEIPKGIVYGVIGESGSGKSTLGFSLFGMVPEGCQMTYKTFSVLGEDVTHLNFCSKLFMVPQNPNWAFHPFRTIEAQIEDFFKLSKLKTIHFESLFQIWDRLSIPRNHWKKYAKTLSGGEKQRILLSLAFLRTPEILVLDEPTTGLDAFSEKIVLETVQNLAKMGMTVVFITHELRIVESLTSQVTIMKQGEVVETIPVLNHNLEPKTEYGKQLKEASLLFQ; encoded by the coding sequence TTGGGCTCGACTGAATTTCCTGCTGTCCAAATCAAAGATGCTACCATTACCACTAAGGATGGGAAAAAGATTTGGAATGGAATTTCTTTGGAAATTCCCAAGGGCATTGTCTATGGTGTGATCGGTGAGTCGGGATCAGGAAAATCAACATTAGGATTTTCGCTTTTTGGTATGGTTCCGGAAGGTTGCCAAATGACATATAAAACCTTTTCTGTATTAGGCGAAGATGTAACTCACCTTAATTTTTGTTCTAAGTTGTTTATGGTGCCACAAAATCCTAATTGGGCCTTTCATCCTTTCCGAACCATTGAAGCACAAATCGAAGATTTTTTTAAATTATCAAAATTGAAAACGATCCATTTCGAATCTTTGTTTCAAATTTGGGATCGTTTGTCCATTCCGAGAAATCACTGGAAAAAATATGCAAAGACTTTATCCGGAGGAGAGAAACAAAGGATTCTCCTTTCCCTTGCTTTTTTACGTACGCCTGAGATTCTCGTTTTAGATGAACCAACCACGGGTCTCGATGCTTTTTCCGAAAAAATTGTTCTAGAAACCGTCCAAAACCTTGCAAAAATGGGGATGACAGTTGTTTTTATTACACATGAGCTTCGGATCGTCGAAAGTCTGACCTCTCAAGTTACGATAATGAAACAAGGTGAAGTTGTTGAAACCATTCCGGTTTTAAACCACAACCTGGAGCCAAAAACAGAATATGGAAAACAACTTAAGGAAGCATCTTTACTCTTTCAGTAA
- the leuD gene encoding 3-isopropylmalate dehydratase small subunit, translating to MKAFTKLKGIAALLDKANVDTDQIIPKQFLRKIERSGFGQHLFHDWRFLDDAGKKPNPEFVLNAERYKGANILVTRDNFGCGSSREHAPWALEDYGFRSIISPSYADIFYNNCFKNGMLPIVLSESQVEEIFQTIDKKPGANLEIDLENQVVVTEEGKKYPFEVDAFRKHCLLNGLDDIGLTLQKADFIQKFEEKNQKEVPWLYAKTV from the coding sequence ATGAAAGCATTTACAAAGTTAAAAGGAATCGCTGCCCTTTTGGATAAGGCAAACGTAGACACAGATCAAATCATTCCGAAACAATTCCTTCGTAAAATTGAAAGATCTGGTTTTGGGCAACATCTATTCCATGACTGGAGATTTTTAGATGACGCCGGAAAAAAACCAAATCCAGAATTTGTTCTGAATGCCGAAAGATACAAAGGTGCCAATATCCTTGTGACAAGAGATAACTTTGGTTGTGGGTCTTCCAGAGAACATGCTCCTTGGGCCTTAGAGGACTATGGATTCCGTTCCATCATCTCTCCTTCTTATGCAGATATTTTTTACAATAACTGTTTTAAAAATGGAATGTTGCCCATTGTTTTGTCGGAAAGCCAAGTCGAAGAAATCTTCCAAACAATCGATAAAAAACCTGGTGCAAACTTAGAAATTGATTTAGAAAACCAAGTAGTAGTGACGGAAGAGGGAAAAAAATACCCATTTGAAGTCGATGCTTTCCGTAAACATTGCCTCCTCAACGGACTTGATGATATCGGACTCACTCTCCAAAAGGCAGATTTTATTCAAAAATTTGAGGAAAAGAACCAAAAAGAAGTTCCCTGGTTGTATGCAAAAACCGTATAA
- a CDS encoding MotA/TolQ/ExbB proton channel family protein produces the protein MFFPFAKSDSIISSVPPQTIPILIIFVSIVGFTIIVERLVYYWRLKAIPQDHFRRVRELAREQKWDDAKDVLGQDVQSPAAVLLRMAFDLKRRGVEFWEEDIRQEGFRQIYLMERYLTGLGTIATIAPLLGVLGTVIGIVRSFAEGAGTQGAEVGISEALITTAMGLGIAIPAYIFYNLFSRMKEERITEMENVTDLVLPHLNKR, from the coding sequence ATGTTTTTTCCTTTCGCTAAATCAGATTCAATCATTTCCTCGGTTCCACCGCAAACCATTCCCATTTTAATCATCTTTGTTTCAATTGTTGGTTTTACCATCATCGTGGAACGACTTGTTTACTATTGGAGATTAAAAGCGATCCCTCAAGACCATTTCCGCCGTGTTCGGGAATTGGCTCGTGAACAAAAATGGGATGATGCAAAGGATGTTTTGGGCCAAGACGTTCAATCTCCGGCAGCTGTACTTTTGCGTATGGCCTTTGATCTGAAACGCCGAGGTGTAGAGTTCTGGGAAGAGGACATTCGCCAAGAAGGTTTTCGCCAAATATATTTGATGGAACGTTATTTAACAGGTCTAGGAACCATTGCCACCATTGCACCTTTACTCGGAGTTCTTGGAACGGTCATTGGAATTGTTCGTTCCTTTGCGGAAGGAGCGGGAACCCAAGGTGCGGAAGTTGGTATATCCGAAGCTTTGATTACGACTGCGATGGGACTTGGGATTGCGATTCCTGCATACATTTTTTACAATCTTTTCTCTCGAATGAAAGAGGAAAGAATCACAGAAATGGAGAACGTTACAGATTTGGTGTTACCTCACCTAAACAAACGATAA
- a CDS encoding FKBP-type peptidyl-prolyl cis-trans isomerase, with protein MKRFSILLGFLFLTGSVFADELLIQDTKQGLGREAIRGTTVVVHYTGKLTNGKVFDSSVDRGEPFSFQLGQGQVIQGWERGIVGMKEGGKRKLTIPPQYGYGARAIGPIPANSTLIFDVELIKVK; from the coding sequence ATGAAACGGTTTTCAATTTTACTAGGATTTTTATTTCTAACGGGCAGTGTTTTTGCAGATGAGCTTCTCATTCAAGACACCAAACAAGGGTTAGGGAGAGAGGCTATTCGCGGAACAACTGTGGTTGTTCATTACACAGGAAAGTTAACGAATGGAAAAGTTTTTGATTCTTCTGTGGATCGTGGTGAACCTTTTAGTTTCCAACTAGGACAAGGACAGGTCATCCAAGGTTGGGAACGTGGTATTGTGGGAATGAAAGAAGGTGGAAAACGTAAACTTACCATCCCTCCACAATATGGGTATGGAGCTCGCGCCATCGGCCCGATTCCTGCGAATTCCACTTTGATTTTTGATGTAGAGCTAATTAAAGTAAAATAA
- a CDS encoding PLP-dependent cysteine synthase family protein has product MIDPISKGIDDLGNSLLQALNNVQGIFGKELSVAKPIHDNILQLIGNTPLIRLNRIGSEYSGVQFYLKAEFLNPTGSAKDRTAIAMYIDAERRGKLKKGMSVVLVGAGSSSISFTWIGKVKGYPVYCLVPLHTAPERIQLLRSYGAEVTVTGEGDLSRLYDLAEEKAKKLGGWIPDEASNPANPNFHFKTTGPEIWRDLQGKVGAVISAPGSGGAITGIGRYLKSQDRRVKVIIAGKQNSPFMEYGKTDNPKERERIQLPAVYDPKLIDHYFHVTQDEALHLQADLYEKEGIFAGLTTGTVITGALRFSESLSESEKNERNPYNIVILSPDRD; this is encoded by the coding sequence ATGATAGATCCAATTTCCAAAGGCATCGATGACCTAGGCAATAGCCTTTTACAGGCACTGAATAACGTACAAGGTATCTTTGGAAAGGAACTTTCCGTTGCCAAACCCATTCATGATAATATCCTCCAGCTGATCGGAAACACTCCTCTCATTCGGTTGAATCGAATTGGATCAGAATATTCTGGAGTTCAGTTTTACCTAAAAGCCGAATTTTTAAATCCAACGGGTTCTGCCAAAGATCGTACTGCCATTGCGATGTACATCGATGCGGAAAGAAGAGGAAAACTAAAAAAAGGGATGAGCGTGGTTCTTGTTGGTGCTGGTTCTTCCTCCATTAGTTTCACTTGGATTGGCAAGGTAAAAGGGTATCCCGTGTATTGTTTGGTTCCCCTTCATACGGCACCAGAACGAATCCAATTACTGCGAAGTTATGGGGCAGAAGTGACAGTCACCGGCGAAGGAGACCTGAGTCGTTTATATGACCTCGCAGAAGAAAAGGCAAAAAAACTAGGTGGATGGATTCCTGATGAAGCATCCAATCCAGCAAATCCCAATTTTCATTTCAAAACCACTGGGCCAGAAATTTGGCGGGACTTACAAGGGAAAGTGGGTGCGGTGATTTCTGCTCCTGGATCTGGTGGAGCCATTACAGGAATCGGTAGGTATTTAAAATCACAAGACCGCCGTGTTAAGGTCATCATTGCAGGAAAACAAAACTCGCCTTTTATGGAATATGGTAAAACAGATAATCCAAAAGAAAGGGAAAGAATCCAACTCCCTGCTGTTTATGATCCCAAACTCATCGACCATTACTTTCATGTCACCCAAGATGAGGCTTTGCATTTGCAAGCCGACCTTTACGAAAAAGAAGGAATTTTTGCAGGACTCACGACTGGAACCGTGATTACAGGTGCCCTTAGGTTTTCGGAGTCTCTTTCTGAATCAGAAAAGAATGAAAGAAATCCTTATAATATTGTGATACTTTCTCCGGATAGAGATTAG
- the recN gene encoding DNA repair protein RecN yields the protein MITHLKIKDFALFESLELSLADGLSVFTGESGAGKSLIFDALASLFGGRCSTANIRQGKDRYSLQAVLSLTGQNLAKDYLMEQGFRYTGDEIIITKELMKDGKARVKIGESLASTTHLRELGKTMAEIHSQNEQLFLLEKSNQLEFLDRFGNLESLKFKFKSALQQYRHWKQKLTDFEETRRSMIKRKEILEYEIEEIESISPKEGEDESLTTEESLLANGEKLAENYRLVLEELTEKENSILKVFPTLIHAIQKISILIPEKKEMLEEWEEVYDRLKSLKSVIREEEEELFFSPERLDMVQSRLQDIKKLKKKYNVSLAEINLLLEEKKSELERWNEQAGDEDFLRIKKDQCLTEMKELGFQLSKLRRNVISQFEEEVQKEMVDLGLEGGKLQVVLRWEENPEGEVEEGSKSYFLSESGLDQIEFYFSANPGEKPRPLRKVASGGELSRVMLALRSVLGKQAPSPQMLVLDEIDTGLGGEAAEAMAVKLKKLARNSQILLITHTQQVAASGDHQIKIEKRQEGGRTVSSASVLDFEERKRELARMIGGKQVTSAVLKAATDLLMKKAG from the coding sequence ATGATTACACATTTGAAAATTAAAGATTTTGCCCTCTTCGAATCCCTGGAACTTTCTCTTGCGGATGGTCTTTCTGTCTTCACTGGAGAATCTGGTGCCGGAAAATCATTAATTTTCGATGCATTGGCTTCTTTGTTTGGTGGCCGCTGTTCTACAGCCAATATCCGGCAAGGGAAAGACCGGTATTCTTTGCAGGCAGTTCTTTCTTTGACCGGACAAAACTTAGCAAAAGACTATTTGATGGAGCAAGGTTTCCGTTATACGGGAGATGAGATCATCATCACAAAGGAACTCATGAAGGATGGAAAGGCACGGGTAAAAATTGGAGAGAGCCTTGCTTCCACTACTCATTTACGAGAACTAGGAAAAACCATGGCAGAGATTCATTCCCAAAATGAACAACTCTTCTTATTGGAAAAATCAAACCAATTGGAGTTTCTTGATCGTTTTGGTAATTTGGAATCTCTTAAATTCAAATTCAAATCTGCTTTACAACAATACCGCCATTGGAAACAAAAACTGACTGATTTCGAAGAAACAAGACGTTCCATGATCAAACGAAAAGAAATTTTGGAATACGAAATTGAAGAGATTGAATCCATTTCTCCCAAAGAAGGTGAGGATGAAAGTTTAACGACTGAAGAATCTCTGTTGGCAAATGGTGAAAAACTTGCGGAAAACTACCGTTTGGTGTTAGAGGAATTGACTGAAAAGGAAAACTCAATTTTAAAAGTATTTCCGACTCTCATTCATGCCATTCAAAAAATTTCCATCTTAATTCCTGAGAAAAAGGAAATGTTAGAAGAATGGGAAGAGGTTTATGATAGATTAAAATCTCTTAAGTCTGTCATTCGCGAGGAAGAAGAAGAATTATTTTTTAGTCCTGAAAGATTGGATATGGTGCAGTCCAGACTCCAAGATATTAAAAAATTGAAGAAAAAATACAATGTGAGTTTAGCAGAAATCAATCTTCTTTTAGAAGAAAAAAAATCAGAACTTGAACGTTGGAATGAACAAGCGGGAGATGAGGATTTTTTACGAATCAAAAAGGACCAGTGCTTAACCGAGATGAAGGAACTGGGGTTTCAATTGTCAAAGTTACGTCGTAATGTCATTTCTCAGTTTGAAGAGGAAGTCCAAAAGGAAATGGTGGATTTAGGTTTGGAAGGTGGAAAACTCCAAGTAGTCCTTCGTTGGGAAGAAAATCCTGAGGGGGAAGTGGAAGAGGGTTCGAAATCTTATTTCCTTTCTGAGTCAGGTCTTGACCAAATTGAGTTTTACTTTAGTGCCAATCCGGGAGAAAAACCAAGACCTCTTCGAAAAGTGGCTTCGGGGGGAGAATTGTCTCGGGTAATGCTTGCCCTTCGTAGTGTTCTCGGAAAACAGGCACCTTCACCCCAGATGTTGGTCCTTGACGAGATCGACACAGGACTTGGTGGGGAGGCCGCGGAAGCAATGGCGGTAAAGCTTAAAAAACTAGCAAGGAACTCACAAATTCTTCTGATTACGCATACCCAACAGGTTGCAGCTTCAGGGGACCACCAAATCAAGATCGAAAAACGTCAAGAAGGTGGTCGGACGGTCTCATCTGCTTCTGTTTTGGATTTCGAAGAACGGAAACGAGAATTGGCTCGTATGATTGGTGGCAAACAAGTGACATCGGCAGTGCTAAAAGCGGCGACAGATCTTTTGATGAAAAAAGCAGGTTAG
- a CDS encoding FHA domain-containing protein, producing the protein MENNLRKHLYSFSNWFFLSILFPVVLTANPGFKLRSIDVRSYPEVKIRFHSNGILDPNGFVLSEQLESNRRFTESFRFEKTDSKNPIHLYLSIPSYTDAEDRRWIIQLANQLVKISEQSGGSTQLQIQSDTNKHSFERIRSNVLDISFPFPKEPAPVYPIRNWENFLETIKGNQSSEDHILIFVSFASEWQDRFEIPELAKRIREKNLQLIVLAPSSLEATKLASYANGKHYSITKSDSYADLFSYLRGLGQPDFELVYESPWKLSQWKTNLVFANLVSVDQGIRFEFQYELSLFRSLYLKLSDPLFFFPVSLFLIFLCLAALYYLRGFEETNQKENQNPPPSQQSLVPEFSERKEELQVYDRMYGETLERAARDREIAVAIAEKESLPGTAYSYAVLMRREGNQNTDQFQLQFDEVTIGSWESNHLVISDPTVAGLHAKIKNRKGKYILFDCVSETGVYLNGKKLLRPKVLHNLDEIQIGKTILSFRGR; encoded by the coding sequence ATGGAAAACAACTTAAGGAAGCATCTTTACTCTTTCAGTAATTGGTTTTTCCTCTCTATTCTTTTTCCAGTAGTTCTAACTGCAAACCCTGGGTTCAAACTCAGATCGATCGACGTTCGCTCCTATCCAGAAGTAAAAATTCGATTCCATTCCAATGGAATTTTAGATCCAAATGGATTCGTTCTTTCTGAACAATTGGAATCAAATAGAAGGTTTACTGAATCCTTTCGCTTCGAAAAAACAGATTCAAAAAATCCCATTCACTTATACCTTTCCATTCCCAGTTACACGGATGCAGAGGACAGACGTTGGATCATCCAATTGGCAAACCAATTGGTAAAAATTTCGGAACAAAGTGGTGGTTCTACTCAGTTACAAATTCAGTCTGATACAAATAAACATTCCTTCGAAAGAATTCGTTCAAATGTTTTGGATATTTCTTTTCCTTTTCCGAAAGAACCTGCTCCCGTTTATCCCATTCGGAACTGGGAAAATTTTTTAGAAACCATAAAGGGAAACCAATCTTCCGAAGATCATATTCTTATTTTTGTTAGTTTTGCTTCGGAATGGCAAGATCGTTTTGAAATTCCAGAACTTGCTAAACGCATACGTGAAAAAAATTTGCAACTGATAGTCCTTGCTCCCAGTTCCTTGGAGGCAACCAAACTTGCAAGTTATGCGAATGGAAAACATTATTCAATTACTAAATCGGACAGTTATGCGGATCTTTTTTCTTATTTGAGAGGTTTGGGGCAACCGGATTTTGAATTGGTATATGAATCACCTTGGAAACTTTCTCAATGGAAAACAAATTTAGTTTTTGCTAATTTGGTTTCTGTTGACCAAGGCATTCGATTCGAATTTCAGTATGAACTTTCGTTGTTTCGCTCTTTGTATCTAAAACTTTCTGACCCTTTATTCTTTTTTCCTGTTAGTCTATTCCTCATTTTCCTTTGTTTGGCGGCCTTATATTATTTGCGAGGGTTTGAAGAAACAAACCAGAAAGAAAACCAAAATCCTCCTCCTTCTCAACAATCTCTTGTTCCAGAATTTTCCGAACGCAAAGAAGAACTACAAGTTTATGATCGGATGTATGGGGAGACTTTGGAAAGGGCAGCTCGCGACAGAGAAATTGCCGTTGCCATTGCAGAAAAGGAATCACTTCCGGGAACTGCGTACTCTTATGCTGTCTTGATGCGAAGGGAAGGAAATCAAAATACAGATCAATTCCAACTCCAGTTTGATGAAGTGACCATTGGAAGTTGGGAATCCAATCATTTGGTAATTTCTGATCCCACCGTAGCCGGGCTTCATGCAAAAATAAAAAACAGGAAGGGGAAGTATATATTGTTTGATTGTGTATCGGAGACCGGTGTATACTTAAACGGTAAGAAGTTACTTCGTCCCAAAGTTCTCCATAATTTGGACGAAATCCAAATTGGAAAAACAATCCTGTCATTTCGAGGAAGGTAA